A DNA window from Kitasatospora atroaurantiaca contains the following coding sequences:
- a CDS encoding transglycosylase family protein — MTFRNETAAATTTSAPKRNRVRMALMGGALVALPVAGLVTATSASAASVSTWDAVAQCESTGDWSINTGNGFYGGLQFTSSTWAAYGGTQYAPQANQATKAQQIAIAEKVLADQGPGAWPVCSVKAGLTKGGAAAQVDTGSSSSSAAASRSETRAAAPKAAPQAAAPKTEAPKAAAAPKAAAAPKAATPKATKAPAAPAKKTNGGTYTVKSGDTLSDIAAAKGLDWKTLYSNNTGVVGGNPNLIFPGQVLSV, encoded by the coding sequence ATGACCTTCCGTAACGAGACCGCCGCTGCCACCACGACCTCCGCCCCCAAGCGCAACCGCGTGCGGATGGCCCTGATGGGCGGCGCTCTGGTCGCCCTTCCGGTGGCCGGCCTCGTCACGGCCACGTCGGCCTCCGCCGCCTCGGTGTCCACCTGGGACGCCGTCGCCCAGTGCGAGAGCACCGGTGACTGGAGCATCAACACCGGCAACGGCTTCTACGGCGGCCTGCAGTTCACCTCCAGCACCTGGGCCGCCTACGGCGGCACCCAGTACGCGCCGCAGGCCAACCAGGCCACCAAGGCGCAGCAGATCGCCATCGCCGAGAAGGTGCTGGCGGACCAGGGCCCCGGCGCCTGGCCGGTCTGCTCCGTCAAGGCGGGCCTGACCAAGGGCGGCGCCGCCGCCCAGGTCGACACCGGCTCCTCCTCGTCCTCCGCCGCGGCCTCGCGCTCCGAGACCCGCGCCGCTGCCCCCAAGGCCGCCCCGCAGGCCGCCGCGCCGAAGACCGAGGCCCCCAAGGCCGCTGCCGCCCCGAAGGCTGCCGCTGCCCCGAAGGCCGCCACGCCGAAGGCCACCAAGGCCCCTGCGGCCCCGGCCAAGAAGACCAACGGTGGTACCTACACCGTCAAGAGCGGCGACACCCTGAGCGACATCGCCGCCGCCAAGGGCCTCGACTGGAAGACCCTGTACAGCAACAACACCGGCGTCGTCGGTGGCAACCCGAACCTGATCTTCCCGGGCCAGGTCCTCTCGGTCTGA
- a CDS encoding MFS transporter — protein sequence MPLALVALAITAFAIGTTEFAAMGLLPQVADGLHVSIPQAGWLISMYALGVVIGAPLLTAAAARLPRKAVLIGLAGLFTVGNLLCAIAPNFALLAAARLITGLPHGAFFGAGAVAAAELAAPHLRARAVSVMFSGLTVANILGVPAATLLGQHLGWRAAMLVVVGIGAFGTLAIARLVPPLPSHPQAGLRHELSAFRSGQLWLALGTVVFGCAGLFACYSYITPMLTEVSGFGTGSVTLVLALFGVGMTVGNVVGGYAADRALRPAICAAFLLMALALAAFSVTARAQWSAALTVVLIGLFGFATVPTVQTLVLEKARRAPTLASATVQGAFNLANAQGAFLGGLALSAGFGWTSPALVGAGLAGLGFLVAAVSWAVDRRPGSERGAVVAGAVPHREQLDAVS from the coding sequence ATGCCGCTGGCGCTCGTCGCCCTTGCCATCACCGCCTTCGCCATCGGCACCACCGAGTTCGCGGCAATGGGCCTCCTCCCGCAGGTCGCGGACGGCCTGCACGTCTCCATCCCCCAGGCCGGGTGGCTGATCTCGATGTACGCGCTCGGCGTGGTCATCGGCGCCCCGCTGCTCACGGCCGCCGCCGCCCGCCTGCCCCGCAAGGCCGTCCTCATCGGGCTGGCCGGGCTGTTCACCGTCGGCAACCTGCTCTGCGCCATCGCGCCGAACTTCGCCCTGCTGGCCGCGGCCCGCCTGATCACCGGGCTGCCGCACGGCGCCTTCTTCGGTGCCGGGGCGGTCGCCGCTGCCGAGCTGGCCGCCCCGCACCTTCGGGCGCGGGCGGTGTCGGTGATGTTCTCCGGGCTCACGGTCGCCAACATCCTCGGCGTCCCGGCCGCCACCCTGCTCGGCCAGCACCTCGGGTGGCGGGCCGCGATGCTGGTGGTCGTCGGCATCGGAGCCTTCGGCACCCTCGCGATCGCCCGCCTCGTGCCGCCGTTGCCGAGCCACCCGCAGGCCGGGCTGCGCCACGAGCTGTCGGCCTTCCGCAGCGGACAGCTGTGGCTGGCCCTGGGGACGGTGGTGTTCGGCTGCGCCGGCCTGTTCGCCTGCTACAGCTACATCACCCCGATGCTCACCGAGGTCTCGGGCTTCGGCACGGGCTCGGTGACGCTGGTCCTGGCCCTCTTCGGGGTCGGCATGACGGTGGGCAACGTCGTCGGCGGGTACGCGGCCGACCGGGCGCTGCGGCCCGCGATCTGCGCGGCGTTCCTGTTGATGGCGCTGGCCCTGGCGGCCTTCTCGGTCACCGCCCGGGCCCAGTGGTCGGCCGCGCTGACCGTGGTCCTGATCGGACTGTTCGGCTTCGCCACCGTGCCGACGGTCCAGACCTTGGTGCTGGAGAAGGCGCGGCGGGCTCCGACGCTGGCCTCGGCGACGGTGCAGGGCGCGTTCAACCTGGCGAACGCCCAGGGCGCCTTCCTCGGTGGGCTGGCGCTGAGCGCGGGCTTCGGCTGGACCTCGCCGGCCCTGGTGGGCGCGGGACTGGCCGGTCTCGGCTTCCTTGTTGCCGCCGTCTCCTGGGCCGTCGATCGGCGGCCCGGCAGTGAGCGGGGGGCCGTCGTCGCCGGCGCCGTCCCGCATCGGGAGCAGCTCGACGCGGTGTCCTGA
- a CDS encoding FUSC family protein, giving the protein MHRPEFRPPAWLVHPLRWQRAPMPWPAVARGALGMGPLLAAGLATGHRSAGVVAGLGAMFAGVNDRPGTRRTGVVHIGLPALAGSLGLFGAVVTGWWALPLLTVTGLVSGALSVAGPVWSAAALQLLVLTAVGAGMPADGPPWLMAGCFLGGALWVLLLRLAVRSPLAGGALRGERLAVAAVFDALADALDAVGTPSAEPARRRLTAALDRADEALRLCRVLSLPGRSRSADLQLAERFTAAAALCEASVALLWEGTPLPRRIAEGPRRLAAAVRAGQPPGPLPAPVSDTAARSAFDRAVLDATLAFAGTARDSAAGAPRARAGRGAHPVGPAGREYGLRVAVCVSVNTAVALLLRTDHWYWLPATAAFLVKPDFGPLFSRVVNRFVGTAAGVLVFAALSTLSGGGLLPVLAVTAGGVLIPVAGRHFALQTAVITVTVLAFVSTGGDRQAAGTRLADTALACAIVLLVGHLPRLADTHARVGHHFALALRHTQSYLEHVLAGGPAAPPDVPARAEARAGGADAGSAAERATLRRAAYHALAEARVAAETASAELRAGRDWRPVTGGAERIADAATACAVRLEHGRPRPSEPVARQVTASLAAMADALDGLGPAAPELGPAPDGCRTLTDIVTELHLIRALTTAA; this is encoded by the coding sequence GTGCACCGCCCGGAATTCCGACCCCCGGCCTGGCTGGTCCACCCGCTGCGCTGGCAGCGAGCGCCGATGCCCTGGCCCGCCGTCGCCCGTGGTGCACTCGGCATGGGCCCGCTGCTCGCCGCGGGACTGGCCACCGGACACCGCTCGGCGGGGGTGGTGGCCGGGCTCGGGGCGATGTTCGCGGGAGTCAACGACCGGCCGGGCACCCGCCGCACCGGCGTGGTCCACATCGGCCTGCCGGCGCTCGCGGGCTCGCTCGGGCTGTTCGGGGCCGTGGTCACCGGCTGGTGGGCGCTGCCCCTGCTGACGGTGACCGGGCTGGTCTCCGGAGCCCTGAGCGTGGCCGGTCCGGTCTGGTCGGCCGCGGCCCTGCAACTGCTCGTCCTGACTGCCGTCGGTGCGGGAATGCCGGCCGACGGGCCACCCTGGCTGATGGCCGGGTGCTTCCTGGGCGGTGCGCTGTGGGTCCTGCTGCTGAGACTGGCCGTCAGGTCCCCCCTCGCGGGCGGCGCCCTGCGCGGCGAGCGGCTGGCGGTGGCCGCCGTCTTCGACGCGCTCGCGGACGCCCTGGACGCCGTCGGCACCCCGAGCGCCGAACCGGCCCGGCGCCGCCTGACCGCAGCCCTGGACCGCGCCGACGAGGCCCTGCGCCTGTGCCGGGTGCTGAGCCTGCCCGGCCGCTCCCGGAGCGCGGACCTCCAGCTCGCCGAACGGTTCACCGCCGCGGCCGCCCTGTGCGAGGCGAGCGTCGCGCTGCTCTGGGAGGGCACACCCCTGCCCCGCCGGATCGCCGAGGGCCCGCGCCGCCTCGCCGCAGCCGTACGCGCCGGACAGCCGCCCGGTCCGCTGCCCGCGCCCGTCTCGGACACCGCAGCCCGCAGTGCCTTCGACCGCGCCGTCCTGGACGCCACGCTCGCCTTCGCCGGGACCGCGCGCGACTCGGCCGCCGGCGCTCCGCGCGCCCGCGCCGGGCGCGGCGCCCATCCCGTCGGCCCGGCCGGACGGGAGTACGGGCTGCGGGTGGCCGTCTGCGTCTCCGTCAACACGGCCGTGGCCCTGCTGCTGCGGACCGACCACTGGTACTGGCTGCCCGCGACCGCCGCCTTCCTCGTCAAGCCCGACTTCGGGCCGCTCTTCTCCCGGGTCGTCAACCGCTTCGTCGGCACCGCCGCCGGCGTGCTGGTCTTCGCCGCCCTGAGCACTCTGTCGGGGGGAGGACTGCTGCCCGTCCTCGCCGTGACGGCCGGTGGAGTGCTGATTCCGGTGGCGGGCCGTCACTTCGCCCTGCAGACGGCCGTGATCACCGTCACTGTGCTGGCCTTCGTCTCGACCGGCGGTGACAGGCAGGCCGCCGGAACCAGGCTGGCCGACACCGCGCTCGCCTGCGCGATCGTCCTCCTCGTCGGCCACCTGCCGCGCCTGGCCGACACCCACGCCCGGGTCGGACACCACTTCGCCCTCGCGCTGCGGCACACCCAGAGCTACCTCGAGCACGTCCTCGCGGGCGGCCCGGCCGCACCACCGGACGTACCGGCCCGAGCCGAAGCGCGCGCCGGTGGAGCCGACGCCGGGTCGGCTGCGGAACGTGCCACCCTGCGCCGGGCGGCCTACCACGCACTGGCCGAGGCACGGGTTGCCGCCGAGACCGCCTCCGCCGAACTGCGGGCCGGCCGCGACTGGCGCCCCGTCACCGGCGGCGCGGAACGGATCGCCGACGCCGCGACCGCCTGCGCCGTCCGCCTCGAACACGGCCGGCCCCGCCCGTCCGAACCGGTCGCCCGCCAGGTCACCGCCTCGCTGGCCGCGATGGCGGACGCCCTCGACGGCCTCGGCCCCGCCGCCCCCGAACTCGGCCCGGCCCCCGACGGCTGCCGGACCCTCACCGACATCGTCACCGAACTGCACCTCATCAGAGCCCTCACCACGGCGGCCTGA
- a CDS encoding ROK family protein gives MNATDARPLAAIDIGGTKIAAAVVGDDGTLLARTQRPTPSTADGETVLRAVLDALEELAEAPAWAGVRGLGVGSAGPVDTGRGTVSPVNIGGWRHFPLVERLSGHPAATDLPVVLAGDGIAIAAAEHRFGAARPYDNVLCMVVSTGVGGGLILGGALHTGTTGNAGHIGHITVDLDGEPCPCGSRGCLELFASGTAIARYALRSGWQPSTEDRSAVAVAASARAGDPVALAAYDRAARALAAGIAATATLVELDAVVIGGGVAQVGDLLLDPLRGHLTTYAALPFAAGIKVHRALLGTDAGLVGAAAVAAHRLGG, from the coding sequence GTGAACGCCACCGACGCCAGGCCGCTCGCCGCCATCGACATCGGCGGTACCAAGATCGCGGCCGCGGTGGTGGGTGACGACGGCACCCTGCTCGCCCGTACGCAGCGGCCCACCCCCTCCACCGCCGACGGGGAGACGGTGCTGCGGGCCGTCCTCGACGCCCTCGAGGAGCTCGCCGAGGCGCCGGCCTGGGCCGGGGTGCGCGGGCTCGGTGTCGGCAGCGCCGGTCCGGTGGACACCGGCCGAGGCACCGTCAGCCCCGTCAACATCGGGGGCTGGCGCCACTTCCCGCTGGTCGAGCGGCTCTCCGGCCACCCGGCCGCCACGGACCTCCCGGTGGTGCTGGCCGGCGACGGGATCGCGATCGCCGCCGCCGAGCACCGGTTCGGCGCCGCCCGCCCGTACGACAACGTGCTGTGCATGGTGGTCTCCACGGGTGTCGGCGGCGGCCTGATCCTGGGCGGCGCGCTGCACACCGGGACGACCGGCAACGCCGGGCACATCGGCCACATCACGGTCGACCTCGACGGGGAGCCCTGCCCGTGCGGCAGCCGGGGCTGCCTGGAGCTGTTCGCCAGCGGCACCGCGATCGCCCGGTACGCCCTGCGCAGCGGGTGGCAGCCGTCCACCGAGGACCGCTCGGCGGTCGCGGTCGCCGCCTCGGCGCGGGCCGGTGACCCGGTCGCCCTGGCAGCGTACGACCGGGCCGCCCGGGCGCTGGCCGCCGGGATCGCCGCCACCGCGACGCTGGTCGAGCTCGACGCCGTGGTCATCGGCGGCGGGGTCGCCCAGGTCGGCGACCTGCTGCTCGATCCGCTGCGCGGCCATCTGACCACGTACGCGGCGCTGCCGTTCGCCGCCGGGATCAAGGTCCACCGGGCGCTGCTGGGCACGGACGCGGGCCTGGTCGGCGCCGCCGCCGTGGCCGCCCACCGGCTCGGGGGCTGA